The following are from one region of the Crocinitomicaceae bacterium genome:
- a CDS encoding ATP-binding cassette domain-containing protein, translating to MESPENIFWIKNGELQQGGVTVLTEVNIYLKKGEFVYLIGKTGAGKSTLLKALYGELMLSGGEGEVAGHKLNGLQRKDVPFLRRKLGIVFQDFQLLSDRTVNENLFFVMRSTGWKNKAEITKQAQDVLRLVGLDHQGDKMPHQLSGGEQQRVAIARALVNNPKFIIADEPTGNLDPETSREVMAVLMAIAKEGTSVLMATHDMSIMEQFPSRTMKVENKTVVELNPMNVFNPFEQVKFE from the coding sequence ATGGAATCACCTGAAAATATTTTCTGGATAAAAAACGGCGAGCTGCAACAGGGAGGCGTTACGGTATTAACTGAGGTAAATATTTATCTTAAAAAAGGTGAGTTTGTATATCTCATTGGAAAAACCGGCGCAGGCAAAAGTACCTTGTTGAAAGCGCTCTACGGTGAGCTTATGCTAAGTGGTGGTGAAGGAGAAGTGGCAGGACATAAGCTCAATGGATTACAACGCAAAGATGTTCCTTTTTTACGGCGTAAATTAGGAATTGTTTTTCAGGATTTTCAGTTACTTTCTGATCGTACGGTAAATGAAAATTTATTTTTTGTCATGCGCTCAACCGGCTGGAAAAATAAAGCAGAAATTACCAAACAAGCTCAGGATGTTTTGCGTCTTGTCGGGCTTGATCATCAAGGTGATAAAATGCCGCATCAACTTTCAGGCGGAGAACAACAACGGGTTGCCATTGCACGTGCGTTGGTGAATAATCCAAAGTTTATCATTGCTGATGAACCAACGGGTAATCTTGATCCAGAAACTTCACGTGAAGTGATGGCTGTACTGATGGCCATTGCCAAAGAAGGCACTTCGGTTTTGATGGCTACGCATGATATGTCTATCATGGAACAATTCCCATCACGCACCATGAAAGTTGAAAATAAAACGGTTGTTGAGCTCAATCCAATGAATGTATTCAATCCATTTGAGCAGGTGAAGTTTGAGTAA
- a CDS encoding Bro-N domain-containing protein has product MTKQEAIKIFEDKKVRTLWDLENEQWYFSIVDVIAILTESPNPRKYWSVLKTRLKAEGSQLATNCSQLKMQSTDGKFYLTDVADTEQLFRLIQSIPSPKAEPFKLWLAQVAAERLDEMQDPELSIDRALEQYMRLGYSESWINQRLKSIEIRKELTDEWKKRGLKEGMQFATLTDIITKAWAGKTTKEYKVLKGLKKENLRDNMTNTELILNMLAEASTKDISAATNPKNFQQSKKVAKQGGNVAKVALKELESKTGKKVVSSSNAKQILINPENKKIKSTGKGKRKNSE; this is encoded by the coding sequence ATGACAAAGCAAGAAGCAATAAAAATATTTGAAGATAAAAAAGTGCGCACACTTTGGGATTTGGAAAATGAACAATGGTATTTTTCTATTGTAGATGTTATTGCTATTCTCACCGAAAGCCCAAACCCGAGAAAGTATTGGAGCGTTCTTAAAACCAGACTGAAGGCTGAAGGAAGTCAGTTGGCTACAAATTGTAGTCAACTGAAAATGCAATCAACAGATGGCAAATTTTATTTAACAGATGTTGCGGATACAGAACAACTTTTCCGTTTAATTCAATCTATACCATCACCTAAGGCAGAGCCGTTTAAATTATGGTTAGCTCAGGTAGCAGCAGAACGTTTGGATGAAATGCAAGATCCTGAACTCAGTATTGACAGAGCACTGGAGCAATACATGCGTTTGGGTTATTCTGAAAGCTGGATCAATCAGCGGTTAAAAAGTATTGAGATTCGAAAAGAACTAACCGATGAATGGAAAAAACGTGGGCTAAAAGAAGGGATGCAATTTGCCACGCTCACCGATATTATCACAAAAGCCTGGGCAGGTAAAACAACCAAGGAGTATAAAGTACTGAAAGGTTTAAAAAAGGAAAACCTGCGCGACAACATGACCAACACAGAATTGATTTTGAACATGCTTGCCGAAGCATCTACGAAAGATATTTCAGCAGCAACTAATCCTAAAAATTTTCAGCAAAGTAAAAAAGTTGCCAAACAAGGGGGCAATGTTGCTAAAGTTGCGCTGAAAGAATTAGAATCAAAAACCGGTAAGAAAGTAGTTAGCTCGTCCAATGCAAAACAGATATTGATAAATCCGGAAAATAAAAAGATTAAATCAACAGGTAAGGGCAAAAGAAAGAATTCGGAGTGA